The Onychomys torridus chromosome 12, mOncTor1.1, whole genome shotgun sequence genomic interval GAGGACTTTGTAATCTGAGTCAAAGTTCTCGTTTCACTGTTTAGCATACAATTAAATGCAAGTAACTAGGAAACTATAATATAGCAGTATTTAATTACTGTTTGCTTCAGCATTTCTCCTGTACGGCTTTGCAAGATACTATTTAAGATCCTCACAGTTCTtgtgccattaatcccagcacttgggatgcagaggcaggtggatttcagcGAATTCAAGACCAGACAGACCTACCtgggaagaccctgtctcaaaaacaaaaacctctggttggggatttagctccgtggtagagcgcttgccaaggccctgggttcggtcctcagctctaaataaataaataaactaacaaacaaacaaacaaaaaccaaacaacaacaaaaaccaaccaaacaaaacaaaaccaaaaaccttagATTGCTTTTTTTTGAGTATCTTGCGTTACTTTTGGCTGACCTCTAATTTGCTGTAAAGCTGAGGCTTTGATGCCCagcaaaacccaaaaacccaaaCCATGTGGCTGGGGCCAGAAACATGGCTGAGACATTGGACTCTAGGTTCAGTTCCGTACACCCATGTTAGGCatctcataactacctgtaacttcagcaagGGGTCCTTCTGGTCTCATGGTTATGCACACAtcatacattcacacaaatacacattaaaatagtGTAAGTTAAATGTTAAAAACCATGGAActcgggttggagagatggctcagaggttaagagcgctgcttaatcttccagaggtcctgagttcaattcccagcaaccacatggtgcctcataaccatctgtagtgagatctggtgccctcttccggcctgcggagatatgtgcagacagaatactgtatacataataaataaattaaaaaaaaaaaaatggaactcactcgggaggcagtggcatgcagatctctgagttcaaggccagcctgcgctacagagtgagttccaggaaaggctccaaagcttcacaagagaaaccttgtcttgaaaaacaaaaaaataagcaaacaaaaaagtggcTAGAGGAACAGTATTTCTTAGGATAGTTTCTGACatggataaagaaatatgtaatagagccaggcatggtgctgcacacctataaccccatcataggaggtggaagcagagaatcGGGACTTGAAGATTATTCAAAGaatccattaaaaaaatactatactgtagaatattagttgaagatgttttacatttgtttatgctgtggaatatttaaattatgcaaagatgtgttgaattcttttacattgcatttgtgtaactctgtgaagctgttactgtggctgtctaaaacacctgaataGTCTAATAAAgtgatgaatggccaatagcaagacaggagaaaagataggcagggctggcagacagagagaataaataggaggagaaatctgggagaagatcTAGGAGCgagaagaggacaccaggggccagctacacagctacaGGGCAAGCCagggagtaagaagtaaagaaaggtatatagggtaAAGATaacagcccagaggcaaaaggtaaatgagattatttaagaaaagctggctggaaatAAGCTAAGCTAAGAtcgggcattcataagaaatgaGACCCcatgcatttatttgggagctgggtgggaggCCCCCCAAAAAgccaaagattaaaaaacaatcaaCTACAAAGCTGTCACAACAATATAACTTTATGTTCAATTCcaaattaatctataatttgTTTCTACAAATAAAACATACTTTCAAAGTTTTCCAGATACTTAAATaatcaaaaaaagacaaaactctaGTTTGTCTGGAAAGATTACTTTTAAGATACAATTCCATTTAggaagaaaaacattattttatctgtatatttCCATTCTATTTGCTTCTTATGCtattacattttctcatttaggtCACCTTTTATGTCTGCGCACATTTAAGGAACCTTCTAGAAATGAActtgtctttgtcttcttctgtTTCCTAAAAGCCTCCCGAGAATGCTGAGGGATCTCTAAATAGCCAGTATGCTTTCTCCTGGGAACAAACTTCAGAGCCTCTTCCCAGCTACCAGTGTTTTTCATGCAGAGCAAAATACGGATCATTTGATCTAAGGTGAGATTTTTGTTACCAACTTCCCATTGTAAATATTTATCTAGTGGAAGGCGCTCTGTTGCTAGATTTAGCCGTTTTGCCTTGGCTAGGGATGTGCCTGTCTGTGTATTTTTATCAACAAATGATCCAATTATATAAATCTTATCGTGCTTGAAGGTCGTCATAATGTTGGGAGAGTCTGCAGTTAAATATATAATACTGTCCTTTGGAAATAAATCCACAGCAgactttgctgttgctgttaaGAGCAATCTGTCCCATTTTTCACCGTAACGTCTAACTAACTCTCGATGATAAGCTCCATCTAGTTCAAGATTGCAGAAATAAATGTGGAAAGGATCAACATTTTTTCTGTTCCATCCTTCACTTTCTAAAAGTTGAGAAACAGTATTCTGCAGTTCACTTGATTTCATAAAATTTTCATAACCCATATCAAAAACCAAAGGCTGTCCAAACTTCATAGCCTGGACACCCTTCCAACCCAGTGCCATGTTGATCCAGCGGTCCCAGAGTCGAAGAAACATAAAGTCCCGCTGCTCCTCACTTGTGGTGGCTTCCAGCAGCTTggccttcttctcttcttccctggcctgtgccttcatttccttctttatctgcttagcttttttcattttctccttaccATACAAAAaccttaagtatttttttttggcTGATTTAGAAGCACATTCCATAAGGGTTTTGAGTTCTTCTTCAGTGATATGTTCTGGTACTTCTTTGCCAAGTAACCTCCACATCTCAACTAATTCTCTGGTGGCAGCTTGAGAATCTTGATCTTTGTCCGAGACCACTGAAACACCATCTTCTTGAATGCTAGATTTCATCGTAGTTTTCCACCGATCCAATTCTAGCTGTTCAGGAGGGGATGTACTGTCCTTACTATGACAGGACAAAGAAGGTACTTTGGAAGACATTGACCTCTGCAGAATTGTTGAGTATAAATTCCTTCTCTTCCTATGAAAGGTAAATGGTACCATTAACCTGGCAAAAGGTCTTAAAAATCGGACAGTAACATTCATTTTGAAGAAATGTAAGGAACtcctgtaaaagaaaaatgaaattaagttaGAGATTTTTCAAACTTCCTGTGaatctgatttcttttctctcgGGCAGACTAGATGAGGTTTATTAGTAAGCATGACTGGTGGGGTATAGGACTCAGGACAGTGGAAGGCCTTAGGAAAGCTGAGCCTGGCATTTCTCCAGGGCATCACAGTTGTGGATATTTTGACCCCACAGCCATAAGGGACCAGCCACTTGTCAGCTACCATGGCTTTAAATTCATCTGCATTAACCCTGGTGAAGCGCTTCTCTAAGATGTGATCTGCTGGCTGTCAGGAAACACAAAATTGGCTCAACAAAAGGCCTCACACATTCCTTAATCTGCAGCTTGGTATGAATGGACATGATGGCCTGACTGATGTAAACTCTGGCTACTGTGCCCTGGGGCTTCCCAAAGAAACACCCAAATACTTGTCTAGAGCCTAGCTTGGAAATAGCATTGAGATGAGACATAGATTATCTACCTGAAAACTGTCTCCAAGGTCCCTTTGGGCAACCTGCACATTCAACAGGCTGCATACACTACCACGGAGGATGCTGTTTGCAACCATTGCACACCAAACCCCTATGAGGAAAGAACCTGGTCGGCTTAATTGGCTGCAGAAGGCAATTCATTTCTGAAGCACAAAGGGAAATCTTTGAACAACTTAGATGTCACACATCACTAATTTAACTACcacatatattacatcctgactgcagtttccacTCTGCCTTCTCCTATCAATCCCTCCCCACTAATTTAACTCCTCTGGTCCAAAGCCTATGATCACTTATTggtcagtttttaatttttttttttttaatttttgtgagacAGGGGTCTTTTATGTTGACCAGGCCTATTTTAAACCCATCAACTTGAGTgatctgcctcagtctctgaaatAACTGGCACTATAGCTATGTATCACAACATCCTGCCCCATgtccttattttatatattaatttcaacatttttttttctcggagctgaggaccgaacccagggccttgcgattgctaggcaagcgctctaccactgagctaaatacccaaccccaattaaaacatattttttaaagaaaagattgacTCAACTATCTATAGCAATTTAGATTTGCTATAGAAACAGGCCTAGAGGATCAATGTAACTAGATAGGAAGGTTATATGCCAATTATAGAGCTGAGAACAGATTCTATAGTCTCCTTCAGATACATATCCAATCTTGAGATCCTTCATGAAAGGAACAAGACAAAAAAGCAGGAAATTTACATAAGATGACACTTAATAAAAGATACCAAAGAGCTGCCACACAGATGCCTTTGTGCTTCCAAAACAGAAATACAGAGCAGctgattaaaacaaacaataaatgtttCAGCTCAAACTTCAtagcaaatattataaaataaaaatgccctagactgtatgtgtgtgtgtatgtaatatatatattatattgctCTATAATTTTATCTTGAAGAACTGGATGTTCCACAAGGTAATGAAGATGCTTAAAGTTTGTTAACTGATGCAGaatgtaaaggaaaaagaaaattcccGGAAAAACTCCAACCTTTGGCTTCCTGTAAGGATCCCGCACACTCCTAGACATTCTCATATTCTCTGTGCAGATGCCCAGATGCACTCCTCGCACCCCCAAATAATCCTAATTCTGTGCTCTGTTTAGATCCAGGTTCATTAATATGGCTTAAACAGGTTTTCATCTTATCACCCTCTGCCTTTTCAGCTGCACATCTCTTTTTCACTTCACACTTGAGATCAATCAGTCCTATTAGTTTTCATTGCACCCTGTGCCTATGATAATATTGGCAACACTCTAATTGTCTGTGTTCCCCACGAGAAGCTAAAGACTATATCCCATTAGGATCAAGACTGGGTTAAACGTTCACTCTCACATTCAAAAATGTTCAGAGCCAGGCGCGgctgtacacacctttaatctcaacactccagagacagaggcagatggatctctttgagtttgtggccagcttggtctacatattgagtcccatgccagccagggatacagtaAGACcattcacaaaaaaacaaaaaccattcagactttaaagatttaaaaacaaaaacgcGTATCAAACATTGAGAAATATTTAGTTTAGGATTCTCAGGCCCTGAGTTTGACAAAGCGATTTCAAAAACATTACCTTGTGGCAGGTATGGTTGGTAGTGTAGGCCTCTAATCCCAtaagacccttcctcaaaaaattataaagcaaataGTTGAATTTTGCCTTTGTAGAGACATTTTATAATatcacaaattaaaatttaaaaattaaaacacaaattgcaGGTTCTCCACTCtctagcacaggctagcctcaatttCCAGACAGatgtgcctcagcctccccaggcctCATTATTAAATCtaattcaaaaaatttttttttatttttatcttaaaggtgcgcacgcgcgcgtgtgtgtatggGTAATTATGTACGCGGGCGTGCGAATGCCCGAGGAGAccaagattttgtgtgtgtgtgtgtgtgtgtgtgtgtgtgtgtgtgtgtgtgtgtgtgtgtaggggtaatTATGTACgcgggcgtgtgtgtgtgcgtgtgtgtagggGTAATTATGTACGCGGGCGTGCGAATGCCCGAGGAGACCAAAGGCCAGGATCGATCACCGGGCCAGGGTTACAGACACAGTTGTGAGTGGGTGCTGAAAACCACACTcgaatcctctgcaagaacactagGCGTCTGAAAGgctgagccgtctctgcagccccGACAACTTACATTTTAACGCATGATTCTGATGAACACGACTTTGCAGGCGGGTGTATTACTTACGATTTATAAGTCACAGCTTCCCCTGGACTGTAGTTCTTAGCACGCACGCTCCACAACCTGCACCCCGGGAAGCCACCGAGTCTCCGCGGCAGCAGGACACCGGCGGCGAGGAGCCCGCGCGTACCAGGAGCGCGGCCGGCCGGACGCCAGGACTCGCCAACTGGGCAACCCGCGTGCACGCCCCAGGCTGCACCGCACCGGGCCTAGGGGAGCCAAAGGGCTCCGGGGCTGCCGCCGGAAATCCGGCACCGCCGGAAGTCCCGCCTCTTCCTCCCGGCGCTGCCTCTGACGTCTAGCCCTGCCGGTAGTTTCCCAGTTTCAAGTCGGTCCGCGGCCCTGCTGATTGGCTACCTGTGAGGGCTTGTGAAAATGACGCAGGTCCGGGCTCGCCCCGCCACCCTGTGTTTTGATTTGTTGTTAGAACTGGAAACCTCGTAGCCGCCCTTCAGCTTGGTTACTCTATTAATATGAATGCACTAACAAAACGACCTGAACGCAAATCTTACAGTTGTGCTTTAAAACTTCATTCTAGCCAGgcgtagtggtggtgcatgactttcatctcagcacttgggaggcaggaatctcctgagttttgaggccagcctgatgtacagagctagttccaggacagccagggctacacagggagaccctgtctcaataaaccaacCCTTCCCCgatccccccaaaaaacaaccaaaacaaaaagattgttcGATAACGTTTGAGATaggaaggagacacacacacacacagcggggGTTCCCTCCCACGCTCCGGATtgggcacaaaccacacccaaacacctgttttcacagagagattctTTATTAAGCAGGGAAAAAAAGTGACTGCATCCTAAcacaggcagaaaaacagcagcaactgaccttgcaggtgtaatctttaagaaaagagaaaaaggaggtctgtgttagaatgggctggGGATGCGGTGGTATATTTTTATTGGGCATGCTAATTAGGTGAATTAAGGGGGCTTTTGATTACTGGActttaatactttgatagctggactttggtagtcagccttaggaggaggaagtggccaaataaggatggctagctttaggaatgtaatctaacggttttttgtttggttgtttggttggttggttaatttggtttggtttttggttttttactgacagggtttccctgtgcagctttgcgcctttcctggaactcacacaggctggcctcaaactcacagagatccgcctgcctctgcctctgcctcccgagtgctgggattaaaggcgtgcgccaccaccgcccggtgttttttgttttttgtttttgtttttgtttttgttttaagcaaggcagaaggaataggaaagaagggcaaggcctgccagagccatccATGGTCACTATGCTCCAGCCAGCCGGAGTCCCTTCAATATCACTGAAAGTACAAATCAATACTCCAATGGTAGAGGAGAGTCTACCTTCCCAGCTTGTCAAATTCTTAGTACGGTAAATCTTGCTAAATTAAGGGCTTCAGAATGACATTATCTTTCCGCTCTAAAGCAAACACTTCAACTCAAAGTAATTGTGAATGATGTACAGTAGTGACAGAGGACAAtcaaaaggccaggcatggtggcacacgcctttaatcctagcatttgggaggtagagcagcagctctcaacctgtgggttgagtcCCCTTTGGgtgtcgaatgaccctttcacaggggttgcctaagatcgtggaaaacactgatatttacattacaatttataaccataacaaaattatagttatgaagtagcaacaaaaataattttatggttagaggggtcaccacaacatgaggaactatattaaagggtcacagcatgaggaaggttgagaaccagtgaggtggaggcaggctgatctctgtgagtttgaggctagcctgggattcatagtgagttccaggacagccaaggctacatagtgagagcctgtcaaagaagaaggaggtggagaaggaggaagaggaggaatggaaGGAGCAGAAGAAGAAATGTACAAATATGGATGAAAATCTTCTACAACCTGCCCTGGTAACCAACTCTTATCTACAATAAACAGCCCAGAGAATTATCTTGACATGAGGTAGACATGTAGTAAGCCATGTTTCTATCTCCTGTGACAGTCCAGGAAGTGAACTAATAATTTCTGTCGTAACCAGTGCCAAATGGCCAGGACAGATTAATAACTGAtgacttcactgattttttaaaaatcatccctgtgtgtatgtgatgtttataaatgtgagtgtgtaagtatgggcacacac includes:
- the Trmt10c gene encoding tRNA methyltransferase 10 homolog C, with the protein product MNVTVRFLRPFARLMVPFTFHRKRRNLYSTILQRSMSSKVPSLSCHSKDSTSPPEQLELDRWKTTMKSSIQEDGVSVVSDKDQDSQAATRELVEMWRLLGKEVPEHITEEELKTLMECASKSAKKKYLRFLYGKEKMKKAKQIKKEMKAQAREEEKKAKLLEATTSEEQRDFMFLRLWDRWINMALGWKGVQAMKFGQPLVFDMGYENFMKSSELQNTVSQLLESEGWNRKNVDPFHIYFCNLELDGAYHRELVRRYGEKWDRLLLTATAKSAVDLFPKDSIIYLTADSPNIMTTFKHDKIYIIGSFVDKNTQTGTSLAKAKRLNLATERLPLDKYLQWEVGNKNLTLDQMIRILLCMKNTGSWEEALKFVPRRKHTGYLEIPQHSREAFRKQKKTKTSSFLEGSLNVRRHKR